The following proteins come from a genomic window of Proteiniphilum propionicum:
- the tnpB gene encoding IS66 family insertion sequence element accessory protein TnpB (TnpB, as the term is used for proteins encoded by IS66 family insertion elements, is considered an accessory protein, since TnpC, encoded by a neighboring gene, is a DDE family transposase.), with the protein MFCLNDTMRYFLCPGKTDMRKGMNSLCGVVQNLMGYEVRMGDVFIFINRNRTTMKLLHAEDGGLVLYMKRLEEGTFRIPAYDEKSRSYPMQWRDLVMMVEGIRDDPGSRLKRLKAMRHG; encoded by the coding sequence ATGTTCTGCCTGAATGACACCATGCGCTATTTCCTGTGTCCGGGAAAGACAGACATGCGAAAAGGGATGAACTCGCTCTGTGGTGTGGTTCAAAACCTGATGGGATATGAGGTCCGCATGGGTGATGTCTTCATCTTCATCAATCGAAACCGTACAACCATGAAGCTTTTGCATGCGGAAGATGGTGGGTTGGTTCTGTACATGAAAAGGCTCGAGGAGGGTACCTTCCGCATACCCGCGTACGATGAAAAGAGTCGTTCCTATCCCATGCAGTGGCGCGATCTGGTGATGATGGTGGAAGGGATACGGGATGATCCGGGAAGCCGGTTGAAGAGGCTCAAAGCGATGAGACACGGGTGA
- a CDS encoding sodium:solute symporter family transporter: MIRKKISRIYLLIWMWLSISVTFLKADNLNTLHQINCFSMETLEDSTLWEGLAGTFFGKQENRFIMAGGSAFPGGKPWQDGIKHFSDQVFVFEQLPDGYFSKVYQGNDLPVPLAEGSYATLPGGLLCVGGLTPDGITGKSWLLAYSGSGITVTEYPSLPVPVKNSTATVIGSKVYLVGGELADGTSTDQFLVLDLSNPTKGWEKLPNFPVPISGATLTSQQDGEEVALFSFGGRARRTAGEATIFYASVYHFRPSLNRWTQKGDIQHDKDTSVSLAMATASVVGGSHVLLYGGDTGHIFNQVEKAVREGNTAKRDSLWIHHTGFHNKILIYNTITDTWFEAGKTVNPPVAVTSDVSDGKNVYIASGEIRPGVRSPLITQLYYTSQPSFGWINYLVLILYFGGMLLMGFYFMKRNENTEDFFKASGRIPWWAAGISIFATTLSAITFLSIPAKTYATDWRMLVFNICIILIVPVVIRYFLPFFTRFRLGTAYEYLEKRFNRTTRWLASALFVVFMVSRIAIVLFLPALALNAVTGFDIYLSIVVMGLVTIIYSTSGGMEAVVWGDVIQGFILVFGALAAFVLMVMGIDGGLGEFWHTSIEFHKFRTFDFRFDFTQPVFWVVLIGGVANSLITYTSDQSIVQRYMSTKDEKSTSRSIWLNGILSVPVTILFFLIGTGLFAFYKDNPASMMVTNPNIDSVFPQFIVSEMPVGFAGLLIAAIFAAAMSTLSSNINSSAAVLTSDFYQTIFPKSTFSSQLKMARWSGLLCGLLGMGMALMLATWNIASLWDQFNTFLGLLTSGMGALFILGIFFPRVGAGAALVGVITGLFLLLIIKEHTPLSFLLYGFIGVSVSILIAWLSSFLLPNKKEIKEYTWKGMQKE, from the coding sequence ATGATCCGAAAGAAAATTTCACGTATCTATCTCCTTATATGGATGTGGTTATCCATATCTGTCACTTTCCTAAAAGCGGATAATCTAAATACCCTTCACCAGATCAACTGTTTCTCCATGGAGACATTGGAAGATTCTACCCTGTGGGAGGGGCTGGCAGGTACTTTTTTCGGTAAACAGGAAAACCGGTTTATCATGGCTGGAGGATCCGCTTTCCCCGGAGGGAAACCATGGCAGGATGGAATCAAACATTTTTCGGATCAGGTATTTGTTTTTGAACAACTCCCTGACGGGTATTTCAGCAAGGTCTATCAGGGAAATGACCTGCCTGTACCCTTGGCGGAAGGCTCCTATGCCACGCTTCCCGGAGGACTGCTCTGTGTGGGTGGACTTACCCCGGATGGCATCACCGGAAAATCCTGGTTGCTGGCATACTCCGGAAGCGGCATCACTGTCACAGAATATCCCTCGCTACCAGTGCCGGTAAAAAATTCCACAGCTACAGTCATAGGCTCAAAGGTTTATTTGGTTGGCGGCGAACTGGCCGACGGCACCTCAACCGACCAGTTTTTGGTGCTCGACCTCTCCAATCCGACAAAAGGATGGGAAAAACTACCCAATTTTCCAGTACCGATTTCGGGAGCTACCCTTACTTCCCAGCAGGATGGGGAAGAGGTGGCTCTCTTCTCTTTTGGCGGAAGGGCCAGAAGAACTGCCGGAGAAGCCACAATCTTTTATGCATCTGTTTACCATTTCCGACCTTCACTCAACAGGTGGACCCAAAAAGGAGATATCCAGCACGATAAGGACACTTCAGTTTCTTTGGCAATGGCTACCGCCTCAGTTGTGGGTGGTTCACATGTGCTGCTCTACGGCGGTGATACTGGCCATATTTTTAACCAGGTAGAGAAGGCTGTCCGGGAAGGCAATACAGCTAAAAGAGACAGTTTGTGGATACATCATACGGGATTTCATAACAAGATATTGATCTACAATACCATCACCGATACATGGTTTGAAGCAGGAAAAACTGTTAATCCTCCCGTGGCTGTCACATCGGATGTATCCGACGGAAAGAATGTTTATATTGCCAGCGGGGAAATTCGCCCCGGAGTGCGTTCCCCCCTCATCACGCAGCTTTATTATACCTCACAACCCTCTTTCGGATGGATCAACTACCTGGTGCTTATCCTCTATTTTGGAGGAATGCTGCTGATGGGCTTCTACTTCATGAAACGAAATGAGAATACCGAGGATTTCTTCAAAGCGAGCGGACGCATTCCCTGGTGGGCCGCGGGAATCAGTATCTTTGCCACAACGCTGAGTGCTATTACATTCCTGTCGATACCTGCAAAGACTTATGCAACCGACTGGCGTATGCTTGTCTTTAATATCTGCATCATTCTCATTGTCCCGGTGGTCATTCGTTATTTTCTTCCTTTCTTTACCCGCTTCCGGTTGGGTACTGCTTACGAATACCTGGAGAAACGCTTCAACCGCACCACAAGATGGCTGGCTTCTGCCCTGTTTGTTGTCTTTATGGTGAGCCGCATTGCCATTGTGCTGTTTTTGCCGGCACTGGCACTGAATGCGGTGACAGGGTTCGATATTTATCTCTCTATCGTAGTCATGGGGTTGGTAACCATTATCTACAGTACTAGCGGCGGTATGGAGGCCGTTGTCTGGGGAGACGTCATACAGGGATTTATTCTTGTCTTTGGAGCACTTGCTGCATTTGTTTTGATGGTAATGGGTATCGATGGAGGCTTGGGAGAATTCTGGCATACTTCCATCGAGTTTCACAAATTCCGGACGTTCGATTTCCGGTTTGATTTTACACAGCCGGTATTCTGGGTCGTATTGATTGGCGGAGTGGCTAATTCGCTCATCACCTACACCAGCGATCAGTCTATCGTACAACGTTATATGAGCACAAAAGATGAAAAATCCACTTCCCGCAGCATCTGGCTGAATGGTATCCTAAGTGTTCCGGTCACCATTTTGTTTTTTCTGATAGGAACCGGCCTTTTCGCATTCTATAAAGATAACCCCGCAAGCATGATGGTTACCAATCCCAATATCGATTCGGTATTTCCGCAGTTTATCGTGTCGGAGATGCCGGTAGGGTTTGCCGGACTGCTCATTGCCGCCATTTTTGCCGCAGCCATGTCAACCCTTTCATCCAACATCAACTCCTCTGCCGCCGTGCTCACATCCGATTTCTACCAGACCATTTTCCCGAAAAGTACTTTTTCATCACAACTGAAAATGGCCCGCTGGTCGGGCCTCCTCTGCGGATTACTGGGAATGGGTATGGCATTGATGCTGGCCACCTGGAACATCGCTTCTTTGTGGGACCAGTTCAACACGTTCCTGGGACTTCTCACTAGCGGAATGGGGGCCCTCTTTATCCTGGGAATATTCTTTCCCCGGGTGGGTGCAGGGGCAGCCCTTGTCGGCGTGATCACAGGGCTCTTCCTGCTACTGATCATCAAGGAGCATACTCCCTTGTCGTTTTTGCTGTACGGTTTTATCGGAGTGTCGGTAAGTATCCTGATTGCCTGGCTGTCAAGTTTTTTGTTACCCAACAAAAAGGAGATCAAAGAATACACCTGGAAGGGTATGCAGAAAGAATGA
- a CDS encoding DEAD/DEAH box helicase — protein sequence MYSLFPDEQVSIDFSVKVSIPVGKNKKTYFIGKEKGILKKYEGDTFSGYEFRTIHGFIYFLSKNKDKYPKEGYDAVFYLQLDENQKTTLETVQNCKKKLLIGKHPSVSKIVSSWHNGFHYKQEKRSEMGEIVQYGLRPPQIGALHSILAHWSISSKPALVIMPTGTGKTETMLCLSIANQNERTLVIVPTDSLRTQISNKYIGLGILKVKPFEIVADSALYPKVSVLKTTIDTIEDAEKILDANVIVSTPQILTNLLKTEKSDIFKLIIQQCNNLIVDEAHHIAAKTWKEIKLNFEAAGKPVLLFTATPFRNDGGRIEGETIYNYPLSLAQRDKYYEKIIFTPIVDFNPATADEKIAEKAIETLKRDLEVGYDHILMARVDERKKAEEVYEQIYKKYSEYYPVFIHSGISKTIQREILEGIKEKQHRIIVCVDMLGEGFDLPQLKICAMHEMHKNITTTFQFIGRFTRTTGNNLGPATIIANIVDNNFKGVLKELYRKDSDWDKIISQSNEDIIENIVKEESFFKNFADVPIPYKIPIRNITPAMSTVVFKLYDSNVSWHPEKYIDYFKNKKYETVAVEHNKKNLQIIIARNTEKVPWGKIDDLINTEYDLYIAYLNPEQKLLYINSSNNSSTHDKLAEALVGKNISLYNEGDIYRVLHNVFQLELFNLGLKSHLDGPISFTMYAGNGIVKGLSEIEKGMHSSNLFGTGYEDGEKITIGCSNKGRVWTKLVKSIPDYCEWCDKTGIKLLDETIDTKNIFDFIQKPERISKFPEGKVPISIKWNEKFYYDPQSAVYGSNLLIDYNIELVTSTPNTVEFDIITESEASSYKLELDEDKNGRGYKYTLIKGNPIIVNQRKESKDIIDLFFEYPPTIWFQDNSKMYNDLFFLFNYKSPIFDTEKVLAYNWDGIDITKESQKKTKREDSIQYRVLERLKEEPEYDIIFDDDDSNEASDIIAIKSYESEHNKLIFELYHCKFSSKEKPGGRLKDLYEVCGQAQRSYHWKHNAMELLNHMTRRNSNRLWQGNPSRFEKGSDDELLIIQNMLLSNYCDIEFNIFVVQPGIEKNKLANSPELLSLLGATDLLLKRTGNEFYIITNK from the coding sequence ATGTATAGTTTATTCCCAGACGAGCAAGTATCCATTGATTTTTCAGTCAAAGTATCTATTCCTGTTGGAAAGAATAAAAAAACCTACTTCATAGGGAAAGAAAAAGGCATCCTTAAAAAGTATGAAGGTGATACCTTTTCCGGTTATGAGTTTCGTACTATACATGGATTTATCTATTTTCTCTCGAAGAATAAAGACAAATATCCCAAAGAAGGTTATGATGCTGTATTTTATCTTCAATTGGATGAAAATCAAAAAACAACTTTAGAAACGGTACAAAACTGCAAAAAGAAACTACTTATTGGCAAACATCCGTCTGTTTCAAAAATTGTTTCCTCTTGGCATAATGGGTTTCATTATAAACAAGAGAAGCGAAGCGAGATGGGCGAAATAGTACAATATGGACTACGTCCACCACAAATCGGTGCATTACATTCCATTTTAGCACACTGGAGCATTTCAAGTAAACCAGCATTGGTCATTATGCCAACAGGGACGGGGAAAACAGAAACAATGCTCTGCCTATCAATTGCAAATCAAAACGAAAGAACATTAGTTATTGTCCCAACAGATTCATTACGGACACAAATTTCTAATAAATATATTGGATTGGGTATTCTTAAAGTTAAACCATTTGAAATAGTTGCTGATTCTGCTCTTTATCCTAAAGTATCTGTACTTAAAACAACCATTGATACGATTGAAGATGCAGAGAAAATATTAGATGCCAATGTGATTGTTTCTACCCCTCAAATCCTAACAAACCTTCTTAAAACAGAGAAAAGTGATATTTTCAAACTAATTATTCAACAATGTAATAATTTGATTGTAGATGAAGCACATCATATCGCTGCAAAGACATGGAAAGAGATAAAATTGAATTTCGAAGCGGCGGGAAAGCCTGTATTATTATTTACTGCAACTCCATTCAGAAATGATGGAGGTCGTATTGAAGGAGAAACCATATATAATTATCCTTTATCTTTAGCACAGAGAGATAAGTATTACGAAAAAATCATATTTACCCCTATTGTAGATTTCAATCCTGCAACAGCCGATGAAAAGATTGCGGAAAAGGCTATTGAAACACTAAAGAGAGACCTCGAAGTTGGATATGACCATATCTTAATGGCGCGTGTTGATGAGAGAAAGAAAGCAGAAGAAGTTTACGAGCAGATATATAAAAAGTATTCAGAGTATTACCCTGTGTTTATTCATAGCGGCATATCGAAAACAATACAGCGAGAAATACTTGAAGGAATCAAAGAAAAACAACATCGAATTATTGTTTGTGTGGATATGCTTGGAGAAGGATTTGACCTCCCTCAATTAAAAATCTGTGCAATGCACGAAATGCACAAAAACATAACTACAACATTTCAGTTTATCGGAAGATTTACAAGAACAACAGGAAATAATCTTGGCCCCGCAACTATAATTGCTAATATCGTTGATAATAATTTTAAAGGTGTATTAAAAGAATTGTATCGTAAAGATTCGGATTGGGATAAAATTATAAGTCAATCAAATGAAGATATTATAGAAAATATCGTTAAAGAAGAAAGTTTCTTTAAAAACTTTGCTGATGTGCCGATACCCTACAAAATCCCTATACGGAATATTACGCCTGCGATGAGTACTGTTGTCTTTAAATTATATGATAGTAATGTGTCTTGGCATCCAGAAAAATATATTGATTATTTCAAAAACAAAAAATATGAGACGGTTGCAGTCGAACATAATAAAAAGAACTTACAGATAATCATAGCACGTAACACGGAGAAAGTCCCTTGGGGAAAAATCGATGACCTGATTAATACCGAATATGACTTGTATATTGCATATTTGAATCCCGAACAGAAACTTTTATATATAAACAGTTCGAATAATAGTTCTACCCATGATAAACTTGCAGAAGCATTAGTCGGTAAGAATATTTCTTTATACAATGAAGGTGATATATACAGGGTTTTACATAATGTATTTCAGTTAGAGTTGTTTAATCTTGGATTAAAATCGCATTTAGATGGTCCAATTAGTTTTACAATGTATGCCGGAAATGGTATAGTCAAAGGGTTAAGCGAAATTGAGAAAGGAATGCATAGTTCAAATTTATTTGGAACAGGATATGAGGACGGAGAAAAAATAACCATTGGATGTTCGAATAAGGGACGTGTGTGGACAAAGTTGGTTAAATCTATACCGGATTATTGTGAGTGGTGCGATAAGACCGGAATTAAATTGTTAGATGAAACGATTGATACAAAAAACATTTTTGACTTCATTCAAAAGCCCGAAAGAATATCTAAATTTCCCGAAGGAAAAGTTCCAATATCAATCAAATGGAATGAGAAGTTTTATTATGACCCGCAATCGGCGGTTTATGGTTCTAACTTGCTAATAGACTATAACATTGAGTTAGTAACCTCTACCCCTAATACTGTTGAATTTGACATTATCACGGAAAGTGAAGCATCTTCATATAAGTTGGAATTAGATGAAGATAAGAATGGACGAGGATATAAATATACCCTCATCAAAGGCAATCCAATTATCGTAAATCAAAGAAAAGAAAGTAAGGACATTATTGATTTATTCTTTGAGTATCCGCCTACTATATGGTTTCAGGACAATTCAAAAATGTACAATGATTTATTTTTCTTATTCAACTACAAATCCCCAATTTTCGATACTGAAAAGGTATTAGCTTATAATTGGGATGGCATTGATATTACTAAGGAATCGCAGAAAAAAACTAAACGGGAAGATTCGATACAGTATAGGGTGCTTGAACGATTGAAGGAAGAACCTGAGTATGATATTATTTTTGATGATGATGATTCAAACGAAGCAAGTGACATCATCGCAATAAAAAGTTACGAATCAGAACATAATAAACTTATATTTGAATTATACCATTGTAAATTTTCATCCAAAGAAAAACCCGGAGGACGATTGAAAGATTTATATGAAGTATGTGGGCAAGCGCAAAGAAGTTATCATTGGAAGCATAATGCAATGGAGTTGTTGAACCACATGACCCGCAGAAATAGTAATCGCCTCTGGCAAGGAAATCCTTCACGTTTTGAGAAAGGTAGTGATGATGAATTACTGATAATACAAAATATGCTATTATCGAATTATTGCGACATTGAGTTTAATATATTTGTTGTTCAGCCGGGAATAGAAAAGAATAAATTGGCTAACAGTCCCGAATTATTGTCATTACTTGGCGCAACTGACTTGCTATTAAAGAGAACAGGGAATGAATTTTATATAATCACTAACAAATAA
- a CDS encoding IS3 family transposase: protein MEEYGISISRACKLMEIHRSYFYYTEKKDDTEVEEAIRAAAEFGDGFWKIYSRLRREGKGWNHKKVYRVYKAMHYEKRSRLKKRLPARVKNPLVMPEEPNITWSIDFISDRIECGRQFRVLNIIDDACKIAVAQEISMSMPAKRVIKVLEKIIWLNGKPKNIRCDNGPEFIAQVFKDWCKGNEINIIYIQPGKPTQNGYIERFNGSYRRAVLDRYIFRNISEVRELTEAWRKDYNEERPHESLDNMTPFEYREELIKRKEAV from the coding sequence GTGGAAGAATATGGTATAAGCATCTCTCGGGCGTGCAAGCTGATGGAGATCCATCGCTCCTACTTCTACTATACAGAGAAGAAAGATGATACCGAAGTAGAAGAAGCAATCCGTGCTGCCGCCGAGTTCGGTGATGGCTTCTGGAAGATTTATTCAAGACTGAGACGTGAGGGTAAGGGATGGAACCACAAGAAGGTTTACAGGGTGTACAAGGCAATGCACTATGAGAAACGAAGCCGATTGAAGAAACGTCTGCCTGCAAGGGTTAAAAACCCTCTGGTTATGCCTGAAGAGCCCAATATTACCTGGTCTATTGATTTTATCAGTGACAGGATTGAGTGCGGAAGACAGTTCCGTGTTCTTAACATCATAGATGATGCCTGCAAGATTGCCGTGGCGCAGGAGATATCGATGTCCATGCCGGCAAAACGGGTCATTAAAGTTCTGGAAAAGATCATATGGCTGAATGGCAAACCAAAGAACATACGCTGCGACAATGGCCCTGAGTTTATCGCTCAGGTGTTCAAAGATTGGTGCAAAGGCAATGAGATTAACATCATTTATATTCAGCCTGGCAAACCCACTCAGAACGGTTACATTGAACGCTTCAACGGAAGCTACAGAAGAGCTGTTCTTGATAGATATATTTTCCGCAACATATCTGAAGTCAGGGAACTGACCGAAGCCTGGCGGAAAGACTACAACGAAGAACGGCCCCATGAGTCGTTGGACAACATGACGCCCTTTGAATATAGGGAAGAACTGATAAAAAGAAAGGAAGCAGTATGA
- the tnpA gene encoding IS66 family insertion sequence element accessory protein TnpA, with product MKPVSKEEFLAILERQQKSGLSIKDFCANESYTVSSFHYWKTKFGLTRPYNNHAPEAPTSTLAPISINLPVKAPVSSPASSPRSSQGEIRIKLPGGIQVSFIGTAQAELAINLLNQICSRHVLPE from the coding sequence ATGAAGCCTGTAAGCAAAGAAGAATTCCTGGCGATACTGGAACGCCAACAGAAGAGCGGGTTAAGCATCAAGGATTTTTGTGCGAACGAGTCCTATACGGTTTCCAGCTTCCACTATTGGAAAACCAAGTTCGGACTCACCCGCCCCTATAACAATCATGCACCGGAGGCACCCACGAGTACGCTGGCACCGATCAGTATCAATCTTCCCGTTAAAGCCCCTGTATCCTCGCCGGCTTCATCACCACGCAGCAGTCAGGGAGAGATCAGGATCAAGCTCCCGGGAGGTATTCAGGTTAGTTTCATTGGCACTGCTCAGGCAGAGCTCGCGATCAATTTACTGAATCAAATCTGCTCACGCCATGTTCTGCCTGAATGA
- a CDS encoding transposase domain-containing protein, whose product MAIICSLLTSCKEQGVNPREWLIDVIGKMPYYQKPGNDENLKKLLPHYWKNEGN is encoded by the coding sequence ATGGCCATAATCTGCTCCCTGTTGACCTCATGCAAGGAGCAGGGCGTGAACCCGCGGGAGTGGCTCATCGATGTTATAGGCAAGATGCCATATTACCAGAAACCGGGGAATGATGAAAACCTGAAGAAGCTCTTGCCGCATTACTGGAAAAACGAAGGAAACTAG
- a CDS encoding transposase, with protein sequence MKKTVHSESEKVKAVHQLESGVDASVVARDYNISRATLYNWKSKYSGMEVSQVKRLKELEDENRKLKQMYADLALDNKILKEVIEKKL encoded by the coding sequence ATGAAAAAGACAGTACACAGCGAGTCAGAGAAGGTAAAGGCAGTCCATCAGCTTGAAAGTGGAGTGGATGCCTCAGTTGTAGCGCGTGACTACAACATATCCAGGGCGACCCTTTATAATTGGAAGTCCAAGTACAGTGGGATGGAGGTGAGTCAGGTCAAACGCCTCAAAGAGCTTGAAGATGAGAACCGCAAGTTGAAGCAGATGTATGCTGACCTTGCTCTTGACAACAAGATACTGAAGGAGGTTATCGAAAAAAAACTCTAG